TATTGTTTATTTTGAGCTATGTTCAAATCCTTGTTTCAAAGCCTTAGCTCAAGAAAagattgaaaatatttatgctaaACGTATGTGAACCAGCATGAAACACCAAATGTCAAAGTTTGTGGGTGGCTTCCTAGCAAAATAACAGCTACAGAAGTTATGTTGGGtttaacagaagagaaagagggcTAGTAGTTAGAATGGTAAGAAAACTGATCTCAGCACATGCTTGGTCTAATTCTAAGATTATTGTTCCGTCGTCTATGTGGTAGCAATCTGGTAGTGTAGTGTAGGGTTTACTGGCATTAGTCCAAGTCCTGTGTCTTGAAATGATATGTTTTGTATGTTGTTATCCTGTGTGTTAGTATAGTTATCTGTGCATGGGAGGTTCTTCCATAAGATAATTTTGCCCTTTAATTTCCTCAGTAAGGTATTGTATAATTTAGAAAACTCTACAAACTGCATTCTCTGTGATATAATTTTGGTATGTTTTGTTAGCAAAGTGAAGTACTGAAAGGTttacagaagctttttttttttttaaagactgcaagagtagcagaaaatatttgtccttTTGACTGGGAGGGTGAAAAGGGTAATGTTTTATATGACGCTGTCCTTTATTATGTATGAACTTGTAGAAACTGATGCTATAATATCCAGTCTAATTTTGACTTTTTGAGATATTTGAGTATAATTTGAAAGTGTCTTTGACctaatgttttgtttctttgttcagaATTTTTCCAGGATGTTAATTTATGGTTAAGCAGTCTGGTAAAATAAAGGGTGCCCTTTGTTGTGGTAGAAACATTATTAACCGTTTCATCTTTTTAATAGGGTAGGTCTGGGATGAGGTTTAGGTGGACAAGAAATACATTGTTTTTGTGTAGCTTAAGGGTGTAGAGAGGTGATTGCATTGAACGCAGCTGCCAGCATCTAGATGTTCTTGCTGATGGCTGTTTGCAACTGTGCTTGCAGCAGCTGAGATGTGTTAATGGGCTGTATGAATATGTCCCCCACACTTGTCAAAGTCAACCATTCTGGCTTATGTCATCTTCAGCAGCCATTCAGGGAGCCATCTGTGCTTACCCTAAAAAAGACTAGAAATGGTCAAAATATTTGTTAGGATCAATCAGCTGAGTGTGATAATAAACAGATGATGGGGTCACAGAGATTCCAGACAAATATGTCTGTATTAATTCTGAAGGTTACCAAAATTATGTGAAACACTGAAGAATTCATGTAGTATATTAAAGTCAGTCAAACCTTCTTTTCCCTTGAGGAACTGCTGTTTGAATAATAAGATGTCAGGATGTCGACTTTTGTAGTCAGCTGTTGGGAATGCTTTTAATTCCTGTGTGAATTCATACTTGCTGGGGCTTTGTGGGGTGTCTGTGGGTTTTAACTGAGAATCCTTCATTCTAGTTTGTACTGttatttcaaacacttttgTGCCTCACAGAATTTGTGTTGGTTCTCCATGTTCtgttactttgttttttatttacagtttattttaaattcatgtaTATAATTGAAGATTATTTTCAAGGTGAAGAAATGTTAGGAGCATAATAATCTGGATGTAGACTGCTCCTCTGTGTCACATGGGGCAGAAATCTCTTGGAGTATTTACAGTTAAGGCTAAACCAGAGATGTTTCTACAGCCAACTGTTAAGCATTATATGGGATATGTTGTCAAGTCATTACTCTCATTCCCTTACCATGGTCTGTTTAAAGCTCTGGCAGTGGGATCATCCACTCAGGGCTTTAGGCGACATCAGCTAGATGGCATTTTGGTTAAATTGTCAGTTTATACACTTCTGGTAGATGTAAACACTGAATTTCTGAAACAGGATTTTTGAAGAAGCGTAAAGTTCCTCGAGGAGGAGCATCTTCTTCTTCAGTCCCAGGCTTAAGGGGAATGAAACTGATTCTTTGAGAGTGGTGAGAGTATTAGAGAACTAAAAGTTAAGTATTTTTGTGAAGGAAAGATGCTGGGCATCATCCATCAGAAATTACTTGGACTGACTGAAAAGGGGATTAAATTTTTAAGGGAGTTGTCTCTGTGATAATTGAAGTACTGATGTCAGTACCAGGACAGATACgggaaatgtttttatatatatgatGATGGTGCTTTTCATAGTATTACTTGTTTACTTTCTTAAATACTCAAAGTGAACACAGGTCTTGtgattaaatgaaaaagtagtAAAAAGAATTCACTGCTTGAGTCTATTCCTTCCCTCATTTCTACAGCGTGGGATAGGCCATGGGCAAGCTGTAGCTGCACATTATAATGAACTGCAAGAAGTTGGATTAGAAAAACGTAGCCAGTCTCGCATATTCTACCTCCGAAACTTTAATAATTGGACAAAGAGTGTCCTCATTGGTAAGCTTCCTTAATTGATTGCTTAgactttaataaaatgtaactaatttttgtatcaaaatgtaactttttttttcccctgctctctgATGTTGATTATGGCACTTTGTCTCTTAATACATAGTACGATTTTCAAGTGCAATAAAGtatctatatttatttttattttgcatctttgtgATAGTGTTTTATATTATTGGAGTGCCAAATATATTCTAAAGTTTTAAAGATCAACTGatctgaaaaatagaaaaagttcATACTGGAAACTGTTCTTcttcatgacatttttaaagagaaaggtACAGCTTTAAAGCATAAAGAATCTATCTGTTCTGTTAGATTGAGCTGTTCTTGTTATTTAGAACTatctcaaataatttcatagCCATTTTCCCAAAGCAGTCTGTCCTTAGGTCTAGATTAAGCAATTCTGTAGGAAACTTgaacatgtaaatattttctgtattactgaTACTCAACggtttaaaaagatgaaaaactaGAGGATGCAGTTCTTTAAGAATCTGCAGCTTTTTATAAAAGGCAAAGTCTGCTATCCCACAAATTAATTCCAAAGTGAGGAAACAAAACCATCAGGTATCTCCaaacaaagagaagaattaCTGGCAGAGTACCACAGATTCATGAAGAGGGATCCATGCCAGGAGATGTTGGCACTATTTGTCTTAGCATGctgctttttgttgtgttgtaTCAGAGCAGTTAGAAGCAATATCTTGGTCTATATAAAGACTTTCCTGGAGCCTGTGTTGAAGCCTTTCAGTCATGATGAATTTCAGTAGTGTGGCGTTATAGCAGTTGTATCCAAACATATTTCATGTCTCTTACTGTGAAGAAAAGTTGCTAGCATGCTGATATGTTTTGCATAATATGCCAACATCAGTCAGAGCAGAGATAATCTAGACTGAGTGGAgatagaagagaaaatgaaattgatATATGTAGGgtaaaaagacagcaaacaagTAGCTAGCGTTATTGCAAGGCCTAGGAGAGTGAGCGGAGAACATTATGCATTTTTGTAATGTGAGCGCAAGGAAAAGTTGTGGCTGATGCATTTAATTGGCTTTTACTCTTTTGCAAAAGGCTTTCCCATACTTTCAAATAACATCTGCCTTCATTATAATGGTAATGAAAGGGAACCCTGTTTCCCCACTCAAGCACGGAGTGGTTGTTTAGCGATGTGCAGTTTTGCATTTGCCAGGGAAACAGTTCAGAGCTCCAGTCACATTACATGCAAAGCACattaagcacagaaaatattcattatCTTCTCCatagttttaaaagtttgtgGTTGCTTTCCTCATTAGTGTTTTctagaaaaagagatttaagtCTGTAATGTTAAGAGGACTTATAGGCAAAGTAAGTTctgagatgttttaaaattctcaaaCCCTTTTGGTCCTTTAGGGATCTCTGTACAATACAAGTGAATTAGAGACACCTGTATATGTattatctctttttatttttttaggtgAATTTATAGATCGGGTACGACAGAAAAAGAATGATATAACTGTTTTGGATCTAGGATGTGGCAAAGGTGGAGACctactgaaatggaaaaaaggcagaattaaaaaacTTGTCTGTACTGGTAAGAAGACACAATAACTTTCCAGGGAAAGTACACTGGTGTTTTATGAGAAAAGCAAGCACATCTTCAGTCTTttattattccctttttttagTAAGCCCAAGAATGTGAGATGTACCTTCTTCAAAAAgtcttcttttgtcttttaacCTGAAGACATCAACTTGGTTGCCAGCATAAACATAAGAACCAttgattttctttgtaatgAGCTTTCAGTTCAGCTCATAAATAAAAACTACTATCAGTAAAGAAACACACAATTACCACAGATTGTCTTAGGCAAAGTGTAACACTGGGGAAAAGActgacattttgtattttatgtattttctccCACATCTAATCTTTTGTAGTGTTTTTCACTGTTCAGAAAACATGCATGTAAgagttacatttaaaaaaatgaaacaaaccccACAGTGGTTTGACAAAAAATGGTCTgattaaatgatttttcatgtaaatagtTTGCTTAGATGTTGGGAAGGAGATACCATCTTCCTTCTCCCAAAAAGCATGCCAAGGATAATCAGAGGAAGCATTACTTAACTTCAAATTTAACAGATActaaaatttcataaaattcCTTTAGTGGGAGTTATTTTGGGTATtctacattttacatttctttcttgcctttttcagTTGGCAGTCTTCAAATACAGTTAATGAATTTGCTTACAAAGTTCTTATGTAAATATATTGTATAGTGTTAGCTTTAATATAATTCAGTGAAACTCTACGTCTGAGAGCAAcagtcttaaaaattaaataaaaaaattcccatGATGCAGTATATcagcatatataaaaaataattgcatttcaaCATCTTGTATATTGGTAAGAAGATGAAGAGCTTTCAGTACTGTTGGAGAAACTCTGGGAGCTGAACTGTTTTACCTGATGCATACCACACACTTAATGCTAACAGCACTTACTATCAATCACCTAGTATCCATCACTTAAAATTTTGGAGGCTTGCTTTGCAGTTTTGAGGATGGGAGCTTTCTAAAATCTTCAGATTACAACTTTTGTCTGAAGTAAAGACTGAAAATGACAGTGTTATAATCCCAAACACCTCTGGCAAATTAAATTCCTTCTCTACAAATTGGAAATAAAAGTGTTTGTTCCCATCAAAGTGTAACTGAAGATCAACTTTTATCCCTGCCTTAATGGATCTGCTTTGTTCCAGTAATCATTCCAGTTTTCTTGTCTGAGGAGCAGtttacacactttttttttttttaaatttctctctctctagaTATTGCTGACATTTCTGTGCAACAGTGCAAGCAGCGATATGAAGACATGAAAGCCCGATGTCGTTATAATGAACATATTTTTGATGCAGAATTTATACAAGCAGATAGTACCAAGGTATGGTTCCTATGCTTTATAAGATTTTGGAGATTTAATGTTCTTGTGTTAAGCAAGTATAGTAGGTGATGCTAGTGCTGTAATATTTAGGGcatgtatatttttaagatCAGATTGTTGTACTATCAGGAGAATCAACCATACAGGTTATTGAGACATAGTTAAATGTGTTTCGTTACTGTTTTACAGTGTAACATTCTTGAAGCCTGAATATCTTTTTCAGATAAATCTGGTACTTTCAGTTACTTTCACTTGACAAGGGGAAGAAATGATTACTTCTGGAGTTCTGGGAGCCAGCATGGGATGTTGGAAACTATCTTGGTGAATGTGTTTTTTATGCTGGAATGAATAAGGGACATTTTCTGATTTCACTTGGACATTTTGCTTATcccagtatttttgttttgtagcagTATTTTAATGACTATGATATATATCTTCAAAACTTGTGTGATAGAGCAGATTTCATAGACTGTCTGGAGGTGATACTGAATACATCGCTGAGGCTTAGGAGACAGTCTTATAACCAGCACTGCTTTTGCTTCCTAGAAATGCAGGCTGATAGTGCCCTGCTGATGCAGGCTGAGGGACAGAGCCTACCCAGTTCCAGCGTATCTGTGGAAAGGCTGAAACTGTTCTTCCCAGCCTTGCAGGAAAGGTTGTTGGCTTGAATTCTTGGTTGCCTCCCCTTCTTCTGAAGGATACAGTCTGTTGCAGGTTCCAGGTCATCTCTCTCGGTTCAAAATTAGAgtcaggggagagagaggagagagctTTGGCCAGGAGAGAAAGGGATATTTTCACGTTGCTATTACAGCTGAGTCTTATATGcacatgtattttctgttgcatGCTCTGTTCTGTCTGTCCATGGACACAAAAGTTCATCTGCCTGACTTTGTACCTCTGTCATCTGTGTTGTATATAATGCAAAATCTCCTCACAGCTTGTCCAATTCCGCCCGcctttgtttctcagtttcctGTATCTCTCTTTCTCAAAATGCAGAGAGGAAGTAAATGAGCAGATGAAATTGCTATGGGTATGTGAAGTGTCCATTTTTGTCTTGCCATGTACAGAATGTTGACAGTATGTGGCACAAACTGGTAGAAACGGAGAGTGAATGGGTGGATGGGAAGtctgggagagaaaagaaacttgGGTAGAACTGTTaagtatgaaatattttaagtatggAATGCATATCATGTGCCTTGGGGAGAACCTGTGTGCTCCTCTGTATTTATGGTGGCTTACTGGTATTGTATAAAAGAAGCCTGATCAAGAAGAGTTAGAGAACCACTGAGTACAGGGTCAAACTGTGGCAAACTTTAACCTGACAAATTTCAAGGGCTCCAAGTTCTTCAGAGTTACTGGTTACTTGgtctggggtggggaggagtaTGTTGGTACACATGTACGTATGTGTGTGAGAATACAGACAAATACAAATTGGTGGGCAGGCAATTTACCATATTTAAAACAACCCCTTCTCCTCTCAATTATATGTTTAACGGGTCAGTTCTCATTACAGAGACTTAGtaaactgaaaattcattttattataataattgtTTCCAGCTATAACGGTGGCCTGTTATAAACCCTCAGCAGTAAACTATCTCTGGAAACTATTAGGTAATTAACCTTTGGTTTTGGCCTTTCAGGTGTAGTGGTGTTACTTGACAACATGAAAAGAATTTGAGGACATGATAACTTTGAAATGTGTATCTGTATTCTTGTTATTCCCAAATGTTATGTATGGTTTTCTGTGTAACAGAGGACTTCTTCTTACTCTTACCTTTTTCATCTTGTTCTTGTTGAACTTGTGAAGGAGTGGGGGCTGGaaggaaaaacttaaaagaattATGGAAGTAGTGTATTTTGTTGGAAGATTTAAGTGAATCATGCTTgtttctgtagatttttttccaattttttttctttttaatctgtttcaggATCTCTTGTCTTCCAAGTACAATGATCCAGATATGCACTTTGACATTTGCAGCTGTCAATTTGTTTACCATTACTCATTTGAGACATATGAGCAGGCTGACATGATGCTTAAAAACGCTTGTGGGAACCTCTCTCCTGGAGGGTATTTCATTGGCACAACTCCAAATAGCTTTGAACTTGTGTAAGTACTTTTATATTCTATTAGTCTTTCAAAAGTCTGTGAAGCATTGTTAAGTGATAGTCGTTCTTACAGTGCTTTGATACGTTTgtgcaaacaaaagcaagtttttTGTAACAATTTTGGATTCTAGTCAGGAAAATCTCACTCCTGAACTTAAACAGGTAAATCTGTACTAATCCTTGCCTCTTGCACCCATGGCTCTTCTGGTATAGAGTATAGATCTTCATACGTAAACCCTCTGTAGCGACTTAAATAGTGGCAAAGTAGCCACAGCCTGGGGAATAACTGTCAGGGTTTTGCTGTGGTTGTTCTAAGAAGCCTGACTTGTCCATATGGACTGTGTCTGGGCTAAAGGTTAATTTTCTCTGTCCATTTAGTCCTCGGTATGTGGTACAGGAATGATAAACTGTTAAAACCTAGtatgctgcttctcttcattTCACTGTTTCATTGCCTTATTAGATAAGGGAGGTGGGAAGCTACAGAGATCACTGAATGCTGTAGTACTGGGAGAAACACTTTCAGGCAGAGGAAACTATGCATAAGATAcctgttaaattaaaaactggTCAATTAATGTTTGTTTCTACCTGATTTTATAGAAAGCGCCTTGAAGCTTCAGAAACAAATTCATTTGGGAATGAGGTGTACAGTGTAAAATTTGAAAAGAAGGGAGAATATCCCTTGTTTGGCTGCAAGTATGATTTCCACTTGGAAGAAGTGGTTGATGTCCCTGAGTTCTTGGTTTACTTTCCATTACTGGAAGAGTAAGTTAAGTTTTGAATTCATTATACAGTGAAAACTGTGTAACATAATAAGCATTTGTTTAGCTTGTGTGCATAATGCttgcagaaaattatattttggcTTTCTTATTATacttttcagttcttccttttttgttgttgctccAAATGAAAAGGTTTCTTGCGTTTCCATCCACAACTGCAATCTGTCCATTGCACTCAGTTGAAGGTGCTCTGGTCAGAAGCTGTGAAGTCTTAAACTAGGTCTTGCATGAGAATGTCCTTATCTGATATGTTGGATCTGTCAGCAAACCTTTAGTGCTGtcaacttttcttctttaattttaactttttgggggggtttcATTCTGCCTTTCTTTAGTTCTTCAGCAAGCCTTCTTGTATATCCTCTTCACCATCGTGCCTCTTCCTTGTCTTCTCCAACTTTCTTGGGTGTTTGTAGGATTTTTCCTatgacttattttttcttcctctaaatcTTCTTCATCTGTGAGCATACATTTTGCTGTTACGTCTGTGTGAATTCAGATTTGCTTTTCCCAGCCTGTCTCCTG
Above is a genomic segment from Ciconia boyciana chromosome 2, ASM3463844v1, whole genome shotgun sequence containing:
- the RNMT gene encoding mRNA cap guanine-N(7) methyltransferase — protein: MADITKTEEQEVEKSLDEEAEKKPHTLEADSGIGWEGDSSTSGTVHSTENEKEVDSVNQDSRAKRKNLDPEDGPPKKVRGIGHGQAVAAHYNELQEVGLEKRSQSRIFYLRNFNNWTKSVLIGEFIDRVRQKKNDITVLDLGCGKGGDLLKWKKGRIKKLVCTDIADISVQQCKQRYEDMKARCRYNEHIFDAEFIQADSTKDLLSSKYNDPDMHFDICSCQFVYHYSFETYEQADMMLKNACGNLSPGGYFIGTTPNSFELVKRLEASETNSFGNEVYSVKFEKKGEYPLFGCKYDFHLEEVVDVPEFLVYFPLLEEMAKKHGMKLVYKMTFREFYEEKIKNEEHKMLLRRMQALEPYSTFGDSRLVSDKPDDYEHAKEFIKDGKAKLPLGTLSKSEWEATSIYLVFAFEKQL